The region GGTTCTGGTTCGTCCTTCTGCTGACAATGAAGGCCGTTATCAGGTGGCTTATGGCCATCGTCGTCTCCGGGCCGTGCAGGAACTGGGTGACAGGCCCGTCAGGGCGATTATCCGGGACCTCACTGATGCGGAACTGGTTCAGGCCCAGGGGCTTGAGAATTCGGCCCGTGAGAATCTCAGCTATATCGAGCGGGTTCTGTTTGCGGCGCATGTAAGGGCGCTGACGGATGACCCGGCTGAAGAGGTGGCGCGGGTCAAGCTGGCCCTGTCGGTTACCGATGCCGAAGCCTCCTACATGAAGCGGATCAAGACAGGGATAAACGAAAAACTTATCCTCGCCATCGGTCCTGCCCCTAAGATTGGCCGACCGCGCTGGATGAAGCTTGTGAGTCTGGTGGAGGAGGAAGACGCAGAAAAAAGCGCCCTCGCCTATATCCGGTCGGCCGGGTTTGGCCAGATTGACGGCTCGGACCAGCGCTTTCTGGCCGTGCTCGATCATCTGACGGCACGTGCCGCCCGGGATGAAGCAAGGAGCGGATCGCCAGAGAGTGATACGCAGGAGACAACTGAGATCACGATTGACGGCCAGATGGTGGGGTTGTTGAAGAAATCGGGACGTAAAGCGTTGTTAACGCTGGAGAATAAAGAGTTTGCGGATTATCTGGCAGACCAGATACCTGCCCTGCTGGCGCGATTTGAAGCGGAGCAATAGCAGGTAGAGTTCGAGCGGTGACAGCGTGACCTGTCATCGGAACCGGAGCAATGATCGAGAGATATTGCCCATAGAATGGAGACAGAGAGCAAAGAAAAAGGCCTCCAGGCAGTATGACCACCCAGAAGCCCTGTATCATTTAGCACCTGCTACAGAATCAGCTTCTCATCTTTGTGTCAAGGTTTAGCACGCCGTTTTGCGTGGATAATTTCTCTTTGCCTGATGACAGACCATCATGACAGACATTGCGGTATCCGCGCCCTTTGGGGCTGCCGGGCTGACAGCGCGTGCGCTGAAAGGCCAGGCTCTGGCCGGGTCTTGTCCGGATTCTGCCCGGGCAGACAAATGGCAGATCCTGCGGGATCTTACCGACACGCGGCATGATTACGGCCTTTCTGACCGGGCTGTTGCTGTGTTGTCGGCTCTTTTATCCTTTTATCCAGACGATGAGCTTGCGGGTGATGGCAATCTGATTGTCTTTCCGTCCAATCAGTCGCTCTGCTCCCGTGCCCACGGCATTTCCGAACCGACCCTGCGGCGGCATCTGACCAGTCTCGTACAGTCCGGCCTCCTGGTCCGGCGCGACAGCCCCAATGGCAAGCGTTATGCCCGTCGGGATGGTGATGGCGAGATCACAAAGGCCTTTGGTTTCGATCTCTCGGCTCTTCTGGCTCATGCCAGCCAGCTGAGGGAAAAGGCCAAAGTCATGCGTCAGGAACGCCGCCTGTGTCAGGACCTCAGGGAGCAGATCACCCTGCTGCGCCGCGACGTCTGCAAGACCATTGAGTTTGCTATTGAGGAAGCGCTCCCTGGCCCCTGGGCGCAGTTGCTGGAGGATTATGCACGCCTGGCGGCCCCACTGAAGCGGAGAGCGAGCCTCGAGGAGCTTCAGGCGGCATATCAGGCGATCTTCTCACTCAACGAAACCGTTCATAAGAATCTGAAACTGAAGATAAATTTTAAGAATATGAACGGCAATGCCGCTAATTCTGAGCGACACAAACAAGATTCAAAACCGATTCCCTATTCTGACTCTGAAAAAAGCTCACCAGATTGGAATGAAGACGCTTCGCCGGATGATAACAAAGACCCTCAGCATTCAGATGAAGCGCCCTATTCCCGATCCCAGGAGAAGACAGATGATGGAGGTATAAAGTCACCTTCCCCTGAAGCGAGAAGCACTCTTCGAGGTGAAAGTCCGGGAAGCTCGCCATCGAACAAGTGGATGGACATGAAGCTTCATCTGAAGACCGTTCTAGATGCCTGCCCTCAACTTCAGGCCTGTCAACCGGATCCCATCATATCCTGGGCTGGTTTGGTGGAAGCGGCCGATCGCGCCTGTCTGGCACTCGGTATCAGTGAAAGCGCCTGGACTGAAGCGCGGAACAGGATGGGTGTTTATGCAGCGGCTGTAACAATTGCCACAATCGTGCAGCGGGCCGATGTTATCCAATCCCCGGGCGGATATCTGCGCGCCCTCACCGCCAAGGACGGCTTTACGCCTCTGGCCGCCATTGAGGCGTTGATGCGCAAGAAGGTGAAACCGGATGTTTGATGAGGCTTGGATTATGGGTCGAGTGGTTTTAACAGCTGTTAAAACACCAAACCTTTAACCTGAATTGGCAGCGGTGCTTTAACAGTATGTTTCTGCGCGAGCTTTTATCCGAAAAGTCTATCAACTTTTCAGAAGCACGCTGTAAATAGCCGGACGTGGAATATTGGGTGACATTTAGCCGACTTGATTTTAACAGCTGTTAAAACAGCAATGTCGAGATTGAGATCAAGCATGATAGAAGCAGACCATAACACCCCCTGCCCTTGCGGCTCAGACCGGTCTCTGGCTGACTGCTGCGGCCGGTTCCTGAATGGTGAGGCGGTGCCACAAACGGCGGAACACTTGATGCGTTCCCGCTACACCGCTCATGTTCTGGTGGCTGTTGACTATCTGAAAGAGACGCTTTGGCCAAAGCATCAGCCTTATTTTGATCCGGTGGCTGTGGGTGAATGGGCAGCCCGGAACCATTGGGCCGGACTCACGGTAATTGCGACCAATCTGGGATCCGAGAAGGATCGGGATGGTACAGTTCTGTTTGAAGCGCGCTATCTTGCCAATGGGCGGTTGGATACCCATCGAGAGCTCAGCCGGTTTCGAAAAAAAGCGGGCCGCTGGTACTATGTGGAAGCCCTCCCCGAGTAAAAGATAAAATTGCCGGTTTCCCGGTCAGAGGCATTTAACGCTTCTTCCGCTTGGCGTTTGTCCCAGAGAATTTGCAGCGATAGAACCGCATCGGGTGTTTGAAGTAAGGAGTTCTCCGGTGCAGTTCCTGAGACAGGATTATCAGTTTCTTTTGTTTGAATTTGAAGGCCGTATTTCCCGATTGCAGTTTTGGGTCGGGCTGAGCGTTATGGCTGCGGCGTATGCGAGCCTCTTCATGCTGATATCAATGATGCTGCCGGATCTGGTAAGCGCTGCCCTGATTGTGCCGATGATCGTATTTGCTGTGACCATGCCGGTGGCGCTTGTCATCAAACGATTGCATGACAGTAACCGAAGCGGATGGTGGTATCCGGGCTTTCTGATTTTAACAGCTGCGCTGGACGTCTGTCTGTTTCTGCTTCTCAAGCCGCAATTCGCCATGATCGGTTCGGGTGTGGTGACAGCCCTGTTGAATCTCTGGCTTCTGGTCGAGCTGGGATTTCGCACAGGAACCCGGGGGCCAAATCAATACGGACATCGGCACGTGGCTGAGAAAAGTCGCGGGCATGCCTTTGTTTAAAGACCCGCTGCCTTTGTCAGATTGATCTTGAACCGGTCGCGGATCTGCTGGTAGCGCCGGGTCATTTGCGGTGACGCATGGCCCAGTTGCTTCTGAATATGACGTTCGTCAATCTCCGCACTTGAAGCAAGGCCTGAGCGAAGAGAATGACCGGAAAACAAGCGAAGCCGCTCTGTTTCTGGTAACTCTTGTCTGATGCCGGAAGCCAGAACAGTCTTCTTCACCAGTCGTGCCACATGCTTGTCTGACAGGCGGTTGCCGCTAATGGCGCGATTATCCCTCAGGATTGAGCGAAAAACAGGGCCATGAGCCAGTTTTGCAAAATGAATCCAGGTCTCAAGAGCTTTAACCGGGCAACTCGCTTCTGATGATCCCCTGCCGATAACAGCGTCTCGCCAGCCTGTTTTGCTGCGAAATGTCAGAAGAGCGCCCTGCTCTACAAGTTCAATCCAGCCGGATCCGTCATCCGTGTCGTCGGGATTGAGATCAAGCCCGACAATCTCGGACCGTCTCAGGCCTCCGGCGAACCCCAGAAGCAGAATGGCTCGATCCCGGAGGCCTCTCAGCGAATGGTCCAGCGTGCCGACCATGGCGAGAATATCATCTGCAAAAATGGCTTCCTTCTTGCGCGGTGGTCGGCCATGTTTGCGCCGGATTCCGGCCAGAACACCGGCTATGTGCCGGTCGCTTCGATCCAGCCTGTAGCCTTTCTGCTGGTAGACCCAGGCAAGGCCCGACAGACGTCGCTCAATTGTTGCCACCGACAGGGTCTCGCTCTGGCCTGATGGAGAGTTGAGGCTGGCACAGTCGGTGATGTAAAGGCCGATTAGCTCGGGAGAGACAGGGTCTTCCGGCGATGAGGGGAGGGGATCCAGTCCCTTCATCCGACACCACCGGCTGAAATGGGACCAGTCCGCAGCATAGGCACGGTTTGTGGTGTCGGCTTTCGCCTGTCTTGCATAGTCCCGCGCCTGATCCACAAGCCGGTCGAGGGTACCGGAACTGGCCGCAAGCTCGGGAAGGCGAGGGGAGGGGAGCCCGGACTCTTCAGCATTTTCCGTAATAAAGGGCGTTGCCGCGCTGCGTTGCTTGCCTGCCATGTCCGCGATAGCCTTCTCAAGCCTGATCGATTCGCACATAGTGTAGGACAAAATGAGTCAACATGCAGAATTCGCCGGAAATCCAGCCGATGAGGCAAAGATTATCTGGTTGTCTGATCCACATTTCATCGCTGACGGGCTGGTTCTGGGGCATGATCCCCGGCAGCGCCTCAGCGCAGTAATTTCCCATATCAATGCGCATCATTCCGATGCCGCGTTCTGTGTCATCTCAGGTGATATGGTGAACCGTGGCAGCCCCGAGGACTATGCAGCTCTGGCCGAGCATCTTCAACAGCTGACAATTCCTTATTACCCTCTTGTTGGAAATCATGATGACAGGGCGCTGTTTCGGGCCAGCCTTGCGCTTCCGGCGTCTGTGACAGATGACTTCATTCAATACGAAGTCGAGGTTGGTAACCGGCTGATCCTTGCGCTGGACACGCAGAAAGCCGGGTCGGGCGCGGGGCTTTATTGTGAAGAACGGCAGGCCTGGTTGCGTCAGACCCTGGAGAGGGCAGGGGACCGTCGGGTTATCCTGTTCATGCATCATCACCCGGTGCCGCTCGGGCTTCCCATGCAGGATACGGAAGGCCTCGAAAATGGCGCCGAGTTTATGGAGCTTCTTTCAGCCTATCGGGACCGGATTGACTATCTTTGCATTGGTCATGTGCACAGGCCGATAACAGGCATAGTCAACGGCTTTCCCCTGGCGACGATGCGGTCTGTGCTCTATCAGGCCCCGGCGCCAGAACCTGCCTGGGACTGGAACAGTTTCAGACCGGCAGAAGAAGCGCCGAATATGGGTGTTCTCCGCCTGTCCAGCACAGGTGTCCTGCTGCATTATCACCAGTTCTGCCCGTACGGCCTGGGAACCTGACAGGACGGGTCTGCCCGATTGCAAACCTCAGAAAACCGGGGTTTCTATGGTTAACACTTTCTAAACCGGAGTAGATTCCGGTTGGCGCCAAAGGGGAGCTCTCTAATCCGAAAGGGCCAATCGCAAGCCGAGAAAGCTGAATGCTCCCGCGAAGCAGCGTTTGATCCAGTTCAGCACAACAGGGCGCTTGATGATGTAGTCCCGGGCGGCGGCTGCAAAGGCTCCGTAGCCGACAAACACGACGAACGTCATCAGCATGAAAATTCCGGCCAGATTAATCAGCTCCAACGTGACGTGGGTTGATTGAGCGGAGACAAACTGTGGCAGAAAGGCGAGAAAGAAGAGGGACAGTTTGGGATTCAGGACGTTTATCAGCATTGCGGAGAGTGCTGTTCTCGCAAAACTCCTCACTTCCTTTTCCTCTTTTACATCCATGGTCCCGCCGTCTCTGAGGATATTCCAGGCCATATAGAAGAGGTACAGGACCCCGAGATATTTGATGATCTGAAAGGCGACAGCGCTTGTGTGAAGCAGGGCGGCGAGGCCGACGATGCTGGCCAGCGCTGCGGGGATAATGCCGAATGTGCAGCCCAGGGCGGCTGCGACACTCGCCTTGAAGCCGCGGCTCAGCCCAATAGCCAGAGTGTAAAGAACGCCCGTGCCCGGCAACAGGACAACGACTAAAGAGGTCAACAGAAATTCGAGTGACATGGCATTAATCCAGGATACATCGCGTTAGGTTTCAGACTCATGTGGAACTATCAGGGGTGAGAATCGACCTCCTATTCCGGCCCCTTGTGATGAGCCCGGGAGTCAGCGGGAGCGTTATCCCGTGATGTCAGTCCGTAATCCCTGAGAACACCTGCCACACGCAGGCGGTAGTCCCTGAACACGCCATTCCGTCCTTCTGTCTGGGCCTGCCGGTGCTCGGCCAGCCTGCGCCACTCTGCAACGGCCTCCTCGTCGCGCCAGAAAGACAGGGAAAGGAGCCTTTTGCTGTCCGTAAGAGACTGGAACCGCTCGATTGAGATGAAACCGTCAATATCACTTAGCAACGGCCTCAGGTCTGCTGCGATGTCGAGATAATGGTCGCGCTGACCGTCTGCGGGTTCAAACTCGAAGATCACGGCAATCATCGGACGGCCTCGCGGGACTTCCTGTGAGGGTGGTCTGACATGATATCCTCCATCAGCATGCCTGTAGCTTGTAGCCTGTAGCGCTTCTGCGCTGTTGTTCAGGCTTTTTATACAGGATGCACAGGCTGGCACTCAAAAGTCGACCGAAAAGGGCAGGGGCGTATATCCACGCCGGGTTTTCTGACGCGCAAGAGCCTGCATCCGGGTCTCGGCCTCGGAGAAATGGTCGAAGAGTTCGGCTCTGCCGGACCCGTTACGGCCGATCCGGCCCCAGTAACGCAGAAGGCTGATGCCGCCGAACAGATTGGGCTGTAGCGCGAGCTGGTAATACCGGTGCATGTTCTGCTCCGGCGCTATGCGGTAAAGGGTAAGACAGACGTTAGGGGGCGGCTTTCTCATAGGCGCAATCTCGAGGATTACAGGCCGCAGGTCCAATGAGAGATTTGAATCGAACGCAGGGGATCGATTCATGGGCTTGATGGGTCTAAAATCCGATGATGAGGCTTGTCTTTGATCTATGTCCGATAATGGAAGATTATCGGACATAGAATTAACCATAACAGTACGGCGGTTTTGTTGGCTATAAACGTGATAAACGCCGTTTGTTTTAAGCGTCGTAACAGGATGCAGAACTGCAGCAGACCGCTTCTGACCGTCCCAGCCGACCGGGGTGGCTTGTCGAGCTGTCTTAACGCACCAGACTTTAACCTGAATTGCTAGCGGTGCTTTAAAGGTTTGTTATTGCGCGAGCTTTTGTCTGAAAAGTCTATCAACTTTTCAGAAGCACGCTGGAGGGTTGGGTGAAGCCGCCGCAAGTGCGGTCATCTTGCCGGGCCTGCTTGCAGGTGACCTAGCGCTGCACGTCAAACCCTGCCCAGGCGGCATCAAAAAAGGCCCGTTCCAGCGCGACTGCACGGGAGAACATGCTGGTAACCTCTGAGCGGGCGGTCTCATCAAGGCCGGTCCAGGCCGTGTCGAGCTGGCCTCGCAGATAGGCGACCACATCTGCGAACCCCGCACCGGAATGAAGCGTAATCCATTCGCCCAGCCAGAACGGCAGATCATCGGCACGATCCTCGAACGGAGTGGCCCAGTCGAGATAGACCCACTCCGCCACCACCAGAACGGCAAGCATCAGCTCGTAGCGACCGGAATTGCGCGCCTCGTCCATGAGGGATTGGAAGGCCCGGGTCTCAGCGACGGGTGTTGCGGAGCTTGGAACCTCCAAAGCGTCCATTGCGCGCAGGAAGTAGGTGTTTTCCGGCCCGCAAATGAGCCCGAGGAACCGGGCACCCGGTACGGCATCGGCAAGGCTTGGTGCGTGGGCGACTGCGGAAGCCAGAAGTCGTACGAAGCCCTCGATGAACTGGTAGTCCTGTTGCAGGTATCCGGCCATCTTTTCAGGCGCCAGTGATCCGTCCGCAAGCGCATTGGTAAAGGCATGGGTCGTGGCGGCGTGCCAGTCGTCCGAAGCTTGTGATTTCAGAGTGTCTGTAGCGCTCATTGTCTCTGCCTTTGCAAAAGGTTGGCCTGTGTCTGCACCGCGCGTCGAACCGGATTCGGGCCAGGGTGACCAGAGGGGCGGCCTCACCCAGGTTCTGAGCGTCCGGGTTTTGAGGCTGAGCCACGCAGTGCGGAAGTGGTGGATGAAGAAAAGATAAGTGTGTTCGAGGTCATTCAGGATAAGTGTGACGGGCAGGTTACCATCGCCCGGACCTGGCGCAAAGATGTGGTGTGTATAACTCGACCCCGGAATGTCCATCTCTCGTCTGAAAGGGGCCTGGAAGACCCATACAAAACAGCCAGCGCCCATAGGCGCTGGCTTTGATCAACCGGGGTGAGACGGATTACTCTCCCGCTGCAACGCCTGGATTGTTCGGGTGGGTTGTCCAGTTTGCGTACGGTCTGACAGGTTCGCCGGTTCGTTCATCGGTGGCTCCCATCGGCAGCTCCCGCATGGTGATGCAATTCTCCACCGGGCAGACATTGACGCAGAGATTACAGGCCACGCATTCATCATCCTTGACCGTGAACACCCGGTCCTCTGACATTGCGATGGCCTGGTGGGACGTGTCCTCGCAGGAGGCATAGCAGCGACCACACTTGATACAGAGGTCCTGATTGATTTCGGCCTTGGTCACGTAGTTCAGGTTCAGATCCTGCCAGTCCTTGGCTTTCGGGACAGCCTTGCCAACGATCTCATCAATCGATGCAATGCCCTTCTCATCCATGTACTGGCTAAGGCCTGAAATCATTTCCTGTACGATCTTGAAGCCATAGGTCATGGCTGCCGTGCATACCTGCACATTGCCCGCACCCAATGCCATGAATTCGACCGCGTCACGCCAGGTTGTCACGCCGCCAATGCCGCTGATGGGCAGTCTGGCGGTGTCCGGATTGCGCGCGATTTCCGCGACCATGTTCAGGGCTATTGGCTTGACCGCCGGTC is a window of Coralliovum pocilloporae DNA encoding:
- the repB gene encoding plasmid partitioning protein RepB, coding for MTKKPSRTQLFSSIVSSMADDLEQGSKTPSPAPAGGAAQRVGSGVISATKDTVISELREERDRLKTELDSAAATGVSTLDPALIDPSPFPDRLVDSGAEEAFELLKQSIAAEGQQIPVLVRPSADNEGRYQVAYGHRRLRAVQELGDRPVRAIIRDLTDAELVQAQGLENSARENLSYIERVLFAAHVRALTDDPAEEVARVKLALSVTDAEASYMKRIKTGINEKLILAIGPAPKIGRPRWMKLVSLVEEEDAEKSALAYIRSAGFGQIDGSDQRFLAVLDHLTARAARDEARSGSPESDTQETTEITIDGQMVGLLKKSGRKALLTLENKEFADYLADQIPALLARFEAEQ
- the repC gene encoding plasmid replication protein RepC, translated to MTDIAVSAPFGAAGLTARALKGQALAGSCPDSARADKWQILRDLTDTRHDYGLSDRAVAVLSALLSFYPDDELAGDGNLIVFPSNQSLCSRAHGISEPTLRRHLTSLVQSGLLVRRDSPNGKRYARRDGDGEITKAFGFDLSALLAHASQLREKAKVMRQERRLCQDLREQITLLRRDVCKTIEFAIEEALPGPWAQLLEDYARLAAPLKRRASLEELQAAYQAIFSLNETVHKNLKLKINFKNMNGNAANSERHKQDSKPIPYSDSEKSSPDWNEDASPDDNKDPQHSDEAPYSRSQEKTDDGGIKSPSPEARSTLRGESPGSSPSNKWMDMKLHLKTVLDACPQLQACQPDPIISWAGLVEAADRACLALGISESAWTEARNRMGVYAAAVTIATIVQRADVIQSPGGYLRALTAKDGFTPLAAIEALMRKKVKPDV
- a CDS encoding YchJ family protein, giving the protein MPQTAEHLMRSRYTAHVLVAVDYLKETLWPKHQPYFDPVAVGEWAARNHWAGLTVIATNLGSEKDRDGTVLFEARYLANGRLDTHRELSRFRKKAGRWYYVEALPE
- a CDS encoding DUF805 domain-containing protein, translated to MQFLRQDYQFLLFEFEGRISRLQFWVGLSVMAAAYASLFMLISMMLPDLVSAALIVPMIVFAVTMPVALVIKRLHDSNRSGWWYPGFLILTAALDVCLFLLLKPQFAMIGSGVVTALLNLWLLVELGFRTGTRGPNQYGHRHVAEKSRGHAFV
- a CDS encoding tyrosine-type recombinase/integrase; its protein translation is MAGKQRSAATPFITENAEESGLPSPRLPELAASSGTLDRLVDQARDYARQAKADTTNRAYAADWSHFSRWCRMKGLDPLPSSPEDPVSPELIGLYITDCASLNSPSGQSETLSVATIERRLSGLAWVYQQKGYRLDRSDRHIAGVLAGIRRKHGRPPRKKEAIFADDILAMVGTLDHSLRGLRDRAILLLGFAGGLRRSEIVGLDLNPDDTDDGSGWIELVEQGALLTFRSKTGWRDAVIGRGSSEASCPVKALETWIHFAKLAHGPVFRSILRDNRAISGNRLSDKHVARLVKKTVLASGIRQELPETERLRLFSGHSLRSGLASSAEIDERHIQKQLGHASPQMTRRYQQIRDRFKINLTKAAGL
- a CDS encoding phosphodiesterase, with the protein product MSQHAEFAGNPADEAKIIWLSDPHFIADGLVLGHDPRQRLSAVISHINAHHSDAAFCVISGDMVNRGSPEDYAALAEHLQQLTIPYYPLVGNHDDRALFRASLALPASVTDDFIQYEVEVGNRLILALDTQKAGSGAGLYCEERQAWLRQTLERAGDRRVILFMHHHPVPLGLPMQDTEGLENGAEFMELLSAYRDRIDYLCIGHVHRPITGIVNGFPLATMRSVLYQAPAPEPAWDWNSFRPAEEAPNMGVLRLSSTGVLLHYHQFCPYGLGT
- a CDS encoding LysE family translocator produces the protein MSLEFLLTSLVVVLLPGTGVLYTLAIGLSRGFKASVAAALGCTFGIIPAALASIVGLAALLHTSAVAFQIIKYLGVLYLFYMAWNILRDGGTMDVKEEKEVRSFARTALSAMLINVLNPKLSLFFLAFLPQFVSAQSTHVTLELINLAGIFMLMTFVVFVGYGAFAAAARDYIIKRPVVLNWIKRCFAGAFSFLGLRLALSD
- a CDS encoding antibiotic biosynthesis monooxygenase family protein produces the protein MIAVIFEFEPADGQRDHYLDIAADLRPLLSDIDGFISIERFQSLTDSKRLLSLSFWRDEEAVAEWRRLAEHRQAQTEGRNGVFRDYRLRVAGVLRDYGLTSRDNAPADSRAHHKGPE
- a CDS encoding WGR domain-containing protein, yielding MVNSMSDNLPLSDIDQRQASSSDFRPIKPMNRSPAFDSNLSLDLRPVILEIAPMRKPPPNVCLTLYRIAPEQNMHRYYQLALQPNLFGGISLLRYWGRIGRNGSGRAELFDHFSEAETRMQALARQKTRRGYTPLPFSVDF
- a CDS encoding TenA family protein; its protein translation is MSATDTLKSQASDDWHAATTHAFTNALADGSLAPEKMAGYLQQDYQFIEGFVRLLASAVAHAPSLADAVPGARFLGLICGPENTYFLRAMDALEVPSSATPVAETRAFQSLMDEARNSGRYELMLAVLVVAEWVYLDWATPFEDRADDLPFWLGEWITLHSGAGFADVVAYLRGQLDTAWTGLDETARSEVTSMFSRAVALERAFFDAAWAGFDVQR